From the Fibrobacter sp. UWB4 genome, one window contains:
- a CDS encoding lipopolysaccharide assembly protein LapB, with protein MHAADDFFFKANELYDQGRYKESVKYYRAAIDDGRYEPFAWFNLGNALVQLGKKEVAMVAYKRTVELLPDFVKAWMLLGDLYYLAESPSDAIVAYNRAIELGTETDHIHFALAECYMKGSDWTLAQKHFERALALNPDRMDAWYGLAEVYEKLGDYEYAVKTLKNALQMTATAGADVHYTLSYYYRSMDSTRLALNEMENGIMMDPENVSARRYLAQMYVKNESPWMAIFTLEEGLRHKKGIADLNLDLGQIYFTQKRYDEAFECYMKAWRAGNSQGRIGAENVGHIFSNAGDTEKAEALYARIRDKK; from the coding sequence TTGCATGCTGCGGATGATTTCTTCTTCAAGGCGAACGAGCTTTACGACCAGGGGCGTTACAAGGAATCGGTGAAGTATTACCGTGCCGCTATTGACGATGGCCGTTACGAGCCGTTCGCGTGGTTCAACTTGGGCAATGCCCTTGTGCAACTTGGCAAAAAAGAAGTCGCGATGGTTGCGTACAAGCGCACCGTTGAACTCCTCCCGGACTTTGTGAAGGCTTGGATGCTTCTCGGCGATTTGTACTACCTCGCTGAATCTCCGAGCGATGCGATTGTCGCCTACAACCGTGCGATTGAACTCGGGACGGAAACGGACCACATCCATTTTGCCCTTGCGGAATGTTATATGAAAGGCAGCGACTGGACGCTTGCGCAAAAGCATTTTGAACGTGCGCTAGCGCTAAACCCGGATCGCATGGATGCTTGGTACGGCCTTGCCGAAGTTTATGAAAAGCTTGGCGATTACGAATACGCCGTGAAGACGCTCAAAAACGCGCTCCAGATGACAGCGACTGCTGGCGCTGACGTGCATTACACGCTCTCGTATTACTACCGCAGCATGGATTCTACGCGGCTCGCCTTGAACGAAATGGAAAACGGCATCATGATGGATCCCGAAAACGTTTCCGCTCGCCGTTATCTTGCGCAGATGTATGTCAAGAATGAATCCCCGTGGATGGCAATTTTCACGCTTGAAGAAGGCCTCCGCCACAAGAAAGGGATTGCTGACTTGAATCTCGACTTGGGACAAATTTACTTTACGCAAAAGCGCTATGACGAAGCGTTTGAATGTTACATGAAGGCTTGGCGTGCTGGTAATTCTCAGGGCCGCATCGGTGCTGAAAACGTTGGCCACATATTCTCGAACGCAGGCGATACCGAAAAAGCTGAAGCCCTCTACGCCCGCATCCGTGACAAGAAATAA
- a CDS encoding biopolymer transporter ExbD, whose amino-acid sequence MSFIRKRSRSGGGIDVSPMLDMVFILLIFFIVTSTFTRETGVDVTKPKASTAKELAKESILIGVTRQGTIHINETQVNLSTLQTVLRQMMAEAPDRPVIIVSDRDAPNGVVVDILDECNLAKVRKVSISANKEE is encoded by the coding sequence ATGAGTTTTATCCGTAAACGTTCGAGAAGCGGTGGAGGCATTGATGTCTCTCCGATGCTCGACATGGTGTTCATCCTTTTGATCTTCTTCATCGTGACCTCGACGTTCACGCGCGAAACGGGCGTGGATGTGACGAAGCCGAAGGCGAGTACCGCAAAGGAACTTGCGAAGGAAAGCATTTTGATTGGTGTTACCCGTCAGGGGACCATCCACATCAACGAGACGCAGGTGAACCTCTCGACTTTGCAGACCGTGCTCCGCCAGATGATGGCCGAAGCGCCGGACCGCCCGGTGATTATCGTGAGCGACCGTGACGCCCCCAACGGAGTCGTGGTTGATATCCTCGATGAATGTAATTTGGCGAAGGTGAGAAAAGTCTCCATCTCCGCGAATAAGGAGGAGTGA
- a CDS encoding RluA family pseudouridine synthase, producing the protein MGKAPSDMFFESEVRPEYEGRLLLDSLCDRFTYHSREDWVDRLTRGLVTINGATANVETVAHRGDKVVYHVENYSEPEVPTDFETVFEDDEFILVAKPAGVPVHHTGRIFYNTFAAIIRREFDSETATPMHRLDRDTGGLILFARYGETAARFQKNLDRILLRKFYLAVVRGKFPEGDVECHMPLREDPEDMIRLRMHHREDGKECFTRFKLLRHLDCPEIAPELSLVEAELITGRKHQIRAHLAEMGFPIVGDRLYYRDGEFYQKLAQGGELTDEDIKVLGAHNQMLFAYKVELQLPYWKEPRTFESHAYPADMKRLLNGD; encoded by the coding sequence ATGGGCAAGGCTCCGTCAGATATGTTCTTTGAAAGCGAGGTGCGACCGGAATACGAAGGTCGCCTTTTGCTCGATTCCCTCTGTGACCGCTTCACGTACCACAGCCGAGAAGACTGGGTGGACCGCCTGACGCGCGGGCTTGTGACGATTAACGGGGCTACGGCCAATGTGGAGACTGTCGCGCATCGTGGCGACAAGGTCGTTTACCATGTCGAAAACTACAGCGAACCTGAAGTGCCGACCGATTTTGAAACGGTCTTTGAAGACGATGAATTTATTCTAGTCGCAAAGCCGGCAGGCGTACCTGTGCACCATACGGGCCGCATTTTCTACAACACTTTTGCGGCGATTATCCGCCGAGAATTTGATTCCGAGACGGCGACGCCGATGCACCGCCTGGACCGCGATACGGGCGGACTTATCTTGTTTGCAAGGTATGGCGAAACGGCGGCCCGCTTCCAGAAGAATCTCGACCGCATTTTGCTCCGCAAGTTCTACCTCGCGGTCGTGCGTGGAAAGTTCCCGGAAGGCGATGTGGAATGCCACATGCCTTTGCGCGAAGACCCGGAAGACATGATCCGTTTGCGCATGCACCACCGCGAAGATGGCAAGGAGTGCTTTACGCGCTTTAAGCTTTTGCGCCATCTGGATTGCCCGGAAATTGCTCCGGAACTTTCGCTAGTCGAAGCAGAACTCATCACGGGGCGTAAGCACCAGATTCGTGCGCATCTTGCCGAGATGGGCTTCCCGATCGTGGGGGACCGCCTGTATTACCGCGATGGTGAATTTTACCAGAAGCTTGCGCAGGGCGGAGAACTCACCGACGAAGATATCAAGGTGCTTGGCGCCCACAACCAGATGCTTTTTGCATACAAGGTTGAACTCCAGCTCCCGTACTGGAAAGAACCCCGCACCTTCGAAAGCCACGCATACCCCGCTGACATGAAACGACTGCTGAATGGCGATTAA
- a CDS encoding energy transducer TonB translates to MLDFCAKYFRFPVAFVLSFVVGAVFFLAIPVINVLFFDKGEKSEKVLEEVTEVEVLVSEKKPEVKQKVIRTVATPNTFKVSAHMGVSRSQNFQMDLSLARGAAGDGVAVDAGSMENVIYEAGEVDEQAQVLREIQPKFPDRAKKMGVSGYVKVFIVIDVNGDVAQAQVLTQDPAGYGFDIEALKAIRQWKFSPAQLRGFPVAQKATKEFRFVK, encoded by the coding sequence ATGCTTGATTTTTGTGCGAAATATTTCCGATTCCCGGTGGCGTTTGTGCTCTCGTTTGTCGTGGGCGCTGTGTTCTTCCTTGCGATCCCGGTCATCAACGTGTTGTTCTTCGATAAAGGCGAAAAGTCCGAAAAAGTTCTCGAAGAAGTGACCGAAGTTGAAGTCCTCGTGAGTGAGAAAAAGCCCGAAGTGAAGCAGAAAGTCATTCGTACGGTGGCGACTCCGAACACGTTCAAGGTTTCGGCGCACATGGGTGTATCCCGTAGCCAGAATTTCCAGATGGATTTGTCGCTTGCTCGTGGTGCCGCTGGCGATGGCGTTGCCGTGGATGCTGGTTCGATGGAAAACGTAATTTACGAGGCTGGCGAAGTGGATGAACAGGCGCAGGTGTTGCGTGAAATCCAGCCGAAGTTCCCGGACCGCGCCAAGAAAATGGGCGTCTCGGGTTACGTGAAAGTGTTTATTGTGATTGATGTGAACGGTGACGTGGCTCAGGCTCAGGTGCTGACGCAGGACCCGGCAGGCTATGGCTTTGATATCGAAGCGCTCAAGGCTATTCGCCAGTGGAAGTTCTCTCCGGCGCAGTTACGCGGCTTCCCAGTAGCACAAAAAGCTACAAAGGAGTTCCGTTTTGTTAAGTAA
- a CDS encoding MotA/TolQ/ExbB proton channel family protein — MFRRKNGASPLQTKDERVSSSSGFLRRLSLVSRLSPLVLVLLLAPSSHAQQNVTVDAVKKRAELNSAKADLEEARRKRDMAVAARWKDRETFNKERELFNEKYQLGKERVDALMSERTRLLEDVRVAREDLAQVKLQAEKARAEYLSLAAGPERLEMLAKFQEQGVPFKVADRVEAQNKVKKEMGLYRDDPLRIARSMLEVAKKEMKFTREVRTEKADLMFGSSVAEGDRMRLGGLFAMQMAKVTDVNGFHPSALMLPVAGEKKRVYSWQENLSPETRKDVAKAFASANDSAFVMVPVDVLLSTELSSELANHQETTWKEDFAEFFHNGGILMYPIATLFILGLIIFLVRLVWLLVLGFGGRGARNAVKALANRDLRLATAESQRAHGEVGKVLRSVLGKNFKDRASAEKSLEVLFAGEVPKLEMGLSWISVFASTAPLLGLLGTVMGMIELFNVITMHGTSDPKLLAGGISIALVTTEAGLIVAIPLQLLHTLLVNISDSVRTRMEKTGLAVLNAIWIKEK; from the coding sequence ATGTTTAGACGAAAGAACGGTGCTTCGCCCCTTCAGACGAAAGACGAAAGAGTGTCTTCTAGTAGCGGTTTTTTGAGGCGTTTATCTCTCGTCTCTCGTCTCTCGCCTCTCGTCTTAGTTTTGCTTCTCGCTCCTTCTTCTCATGCTCAGCAGAACGTAACCGTCGATGCCGTCAAGAAACGCGCCGAACTCAACAGCGCTAAGGCTGACCTCGAAGAAGCCCGCCGCAAGCGCGACATGGCTGTCGCCGCCCGCTGGAAGGACCGCGAAACGTTCAACAAGGAACGTGAACTCTTCAATGAAAAGTATCAGCTCGGCAAGGAACGCGTAGACGCCTTGATGTCCGAACGCACCCGCTTGCTCGAAGACGTGCGTGTCGCCCGTGAAGACTTGGCCCAGGTCAAGCTCCAGGCCGAAAAGGCCCGTGCCGAATACCTCTCGCTCGCTGCAGGTCCGGAACGCTTGGAAATGCTAGCCAAGTTCCAGGAACAGGGCGTGCCGTTCAAGGTTGCCGATCGCGTCGAAGCGCAGAACAAGGTCAAGAAGGAAATGGGCCTTTACCGCGATGACCCGCTCCGCATTGCCCGCTCGATGCTCGAAGTCGCCAAGAAAGAGATGAAGTTTACGCGTGAAGTCCGCACCGAAAAGGCGGACCTCATGTTCGGTAGCTCGGTTGCCGAAGGCGATCGCATGCGCTTGGGCGGCCTCTTTGCTATGCAGATGGCGAAGGTTACCGACGTGAACGGTTTCCACCCCTCGGCTTTGATGCTCCCGGTGGCAGGCGAAAAGAAGCGCGTCTATAGCTGGCAAGAAAATCTCTCTCCCGAAACGCGCAAGGACGTGGCGAAGGCTTTTGCTAGCGCTAACGATTCTGCTTTCGTGATGGTGCCGGTCGATGTCCTCCTCAGCACCGAACTTTCGAGTGAACTTGCAAACCATCAGGAAACCACGTGGAAAGAAGACTTTGCTGAATTCTTCCATAACGGCGGCATCCTGATGTACCCGATCGCAACGCTCTTTATCCTCGGCCTTATCATTTTCCTCGTGCGCCTCGTTTGGCTCCTTGTCCTCGGCTTTGGTGGCCGTGGTGCTCGCAATGCGGTAAAGGCTCTCGCGAATCGCGACCTCCGTCTTGCAACTGCTGAATCCCAGAGGGCTCATGGCGAAGTGGGCAAGGTGTTGCGCTCCGTGCTTGGCAAGAATTTCAAGGACCGTGCGAGTGCCGAAAAGTCTCTCGAAGTCCTGTTCGCAGGCGAAGTGCCCAAGCTCGAAATGGGACTCAGCTGGATTTCCGTGTTTGCCTCGACGGCTCCGCTCCTCGGTCTCTTGGGTACCGTTATGGGTATGATTGAACTTTTCAATGTCATCACCATGCATGGCACGAGCGACCCGAAGCTTTTGGCTGGCGGTATTTCCATCGCCCTCGTGACGACGGAAGCTGGCCTTATCGTGGCTATCCCGCTCCAGCTCTTGCACACGCTCCTCGTGAACATCTCGGATTCTGTCCGTACCCGCATGGAAAAGACGGGCCTTGCCGTCCTCAACGCTATCTGGATTAAGGAAAAGTAA
- a CDS encoding MotA/TolQ/ExbB proton channel family protein, whose translation MDEYSVIEATMSILLRGGWVLLPLFLIGWLGWFLMFERYGYYFMLKGTSTSKFFKDLDTVGEEAAFAKLRKRRFGYFLALVENVRKYRKDGPVAVRNAMLATRHELDVSLSKSLKTIVTCASIAPLLGLLGTVSGMVHTFETIKQFGFGNPVLLADGISEALLTTQAGLLVAFPLMLVYNYLERRVDSIGDFAWSEALKFEERCFAKEVE comes from the coding sequence ATGGACGAATATTCCGTCATCGAAGCGACCATGAGCATCCTGCTGCGCGGCGGTTGGGTGTTGCTCCCGCTATTCCTGATTGGGTGGCTGGGCTGGTTCTTGATGTTTGAACGATACGGCTATTATTTTATGCTGAAGGGCACTTCGACCTCGAAGTTTTTCAAGGACTTGGACACGGTGGGCGAGGAGGCTGCTTTTGCAAAACTCCGCAAGCGCCGCTTTGGCTACTTCTTGGCTCTGGTCGAAAACGTGCGGAAGTACCGTAAAGATGGCCCTGTGGCTGTGCGCAATGCGATGCTCGCGACGCGTCACGAACTGGACGTAAGCCTTTCCAAGTCGCTCAAGACGATTGTAACTTGTGCCTCGATTGCTCCGCTCCTCGGACTTCTGGGAACGGTCTCTGGCATGGTGCATACGTTCGAGACGATTAAGCAATTTGGCTTTGGAAATCCGGTGCTCTTGGCGGACGGTATTTCCGAAGCGCTCCTCACGACGCAGGCGGGCTTGCTTGTTGCGTTCCCGCTGATGCTCGTTTATAACTATCTCGAAAGACGAGTAGATTCTATTGGTGATTTTGCCTGGAGCGAAGCGCTCAAGTTCGAAGAACGTTGCTTTGCCAAGGAGGTTGAATGA
- a CDS encoding nicotinate-nicotinamide nucleotide adenylyltransferase, translating into MKNVAVLGGAFDPVHKDHMRVARTCLDRGFCDEVWFMPSPDRWDKQLNASPEDRFAMLELAFSGDKRLFLSDLEIEQGDYRGSYVFLMSLKEKFPDINFRLLTGADTYEGIPHWRDPLNFYGTNYNGHLLLRDIELIVFARNGYPQPDMEQHKRNGYAPLYWLGPEQGFNGVYSSTAIRRSLLLNRSVCPQGLEQSVYDYIIKHDLYRE; encoded by the coding sequence ATGAAGAATGTTGCTGTTTTGGGTGGTGCGTTTGATCCGGTCCATAAAGACCACATGCGTGTGGCGAGAACTTGTTTGGACCGTGGTTTCTGTGATGAAGTCTGGTTTATGCCGAGTCCTGACCGCTGGGACAAGCAGCTGAACGCTTCGCCAGAAGACCGCTTTGCGATGCTCGAACTTGCATTCTCGGGCGACAAGCGCTTGTTCCTTTCGGACTTGGAAATTGAACAGGGCGATTACCGCGGTTCGTACGTGTTCTTGATGAGCCTCAAGGAAAAATTCCCGGATATCAATTTCCGCTTGCTCACGGGTGCCGATACCTACGAAGGCATCCCGCATTGGCGCGACCCCTTGAACTTTTACGGCACGAACTACAACGGCCATTTGCTGCTCCGCGATATCGAACTGATTGTCTTTGCCCGCAACGGCTACCCGCAGCCGGATATGGAACAGCATAAGCGAAACGGTTATGCACCGCTTTACTGGCTTGGGCCGGAGCAGGGATTTAACGGCGTTTATTCTAGCACTGCCATTCGCAGGTCGCTTTTGCTGAACCGCAGTGTGTGTCCGCAGGGGCTGGAACAGTCCGTTTACGATTACATCATCAAGCACGATTTGTACAGGGAATAA
- a CDS encoding DUF3450 family protein, giving the protein MKFSFLPKVLLCLGLSGVFAVAQETVESVRRQIKTVEAETAREKSMHEAEKKRHAEFVEVGRKKVQNLSAQNKSLKAEIDSLKVELKKISAARAKTNGSIRYFENRKTKYADSLATVIDSLVPFFESDFPYRTDEAVKNIQEIASMLHKGLIETDDALNRTMEVFYDRIRLGYTTEVWKGFLQVDARNVAGTYLRYGAVASIFVSNDGNDVLFLTRNGLGYSWKNVSEDLTMRTVLKDVMKVAEGKTAPRLVTIPVSFPKEAN; this is encoded by the coding sequence ATGAAATTTTCATTCCTTCCTAAAGTATTGTTGTGTCTGGGGCTTTCTGGCGTTTTTGCCGTGGCCCAGGAAACGGTAGAAAGCGTTCGTCGCCAAATCAAGACGGTCGAGGCCGAAACCGCTCGCGAAAAATCTATGCACGAAGCCGAAAAGAAGCGCCATGCCGAATTCGTTGAAGTCGGTCGCAAAAAGGTGCAGAACCTCTCGGCCCAGAACAAGTCCTTGAAAGCCGAAATCGATTCGCTCAAGGTCGAACTCAAGAAAATTTCAGCGGCCCGCGCGAAGACGAACGGTTCGATCCGCTACTTCGAAAACCGCAAGACGAAGTACGCTGATTCTCTTGCGACGGTCATCGATTCTCTCGTGCCGTTCTTTGAATCGGATTTCCCGTACCGCACGGACGAAGCCGTCAAGAATATCCAGGAAATCGCAAGCATGTTGCACAAGGGCCTAATCGAAACGGACGATGCTTTGAACCGCACGATGGAAGTCTTTTACGACCGCATCCGCCTGGGTTACACCACCGAAGTTTGGAAGGGCTTCTTGCAGGTGGACGCTCGCAACGTGGCTGGAACGTATTTGCGCTACGGTGCTGTTGCCTCGATTTTTGTCAGCAATGACGGTAACGATGTTTTGTTCCTCACTCGTAACGGCCTCGGCTACTCCTGGAAGAACGTCTCCGAAGACCTCACGATGCGCACGGTCCTCAAGGACGTGATGAAGGTCGCCGAAGGCAAGACCGCTCCAAGACTTGTGACTATCCCAGTATCTTTCCCGAAGGAGGCTAACTAA
- a CDS encoding ATP-binding protein, translating into MNINPFLLYGYNGPEYFCDRVEETKYILSALRNGRNITLLSPRRMGKTGLIYHIFNVIQKDEKDAACFYIDIFPTKSLDDFVHNLGTAVVGKLDSFGKKAAKTALSLFKSFKVVLSTDPVSGNPQPSIEFAPQETKNTLAEIFAYLKQSKQECYIAIDEFQQIAEYKDEGVEALLRSYIQFCPNVHFIFSGSKQHLMTEMFGSVSHPFYRSTEIFNLTAISEDHYYAFAKKWMSKNSIKLSKEIFGELYHKFDGHTWYMQRVLNRLYETALATIEIADVELCIAAIVESEKEIYQRLIALLTRNQCQLLIAIAKEGCAKAINSSAFVQKYHLKNVSSISRAIDMLLSQEFVMKTQEGYIVYDRFMALYLKGL; encoded by the coding sequence ATGAATATTAATCCGTTCCTTCTTTATGGGTATAATGGTCCTGAATACTTCTGTGACCGTGTCGAAGAGACCAAGTACATTCTGTCGGCTCTCCGTAATGGGCGTAATATTACATTGCTTTCTCCACGACGTATGGGCAAAACAGGGCTGATATACCATATTTTCAATGTTATACAGAAAGATGAAAAAGATGCAGCTTGCTTCTATATCGACATTTTCCCGACGAAATCGCTGGATGATTTCGTTCACAACTTAGGTACGGCTGTTGTCGGAAAATTAGATTCGTTTGGAAAGAAGGCTGCAAAAACGGCCTTGTCGCTATTCAAAAGTTTTAAAGTAGTTCTGTCAACAGATCCGGTTTCTGGCAATCCGCAGCCGTCTATTGAATTTGCTCCGCAAGAAACAAAGAATACATTGGCAGAAATTTTTGCCTACCTTAAGCAATCGAAGCAAGAATGTTACATCGCCATTGATGAATTCCAGCAGATTGCAGAATATAAGGATGAAGGCGTTGAAGCACTGCTTCGTTCGTACATCCAGTTTTGCCCGAACGTCCATTTTATTTTCTCTGGTAGCAAACAGCACTTGATGACGGAAATGTTTGGCTCAGTGTCACATCCGTTTTACCGCAGTACGGAGATTTTCAATTTAACGGCGATTTCCGAAGACCATTACTATGCATTTGCAAAAAAATGGATGTCGAAAAACTCCATCAAATTGTCCAAAGAAATCTTCGGCGAACTCTATCATAAATTTGATGGGCATACTTGGTATATGCAACGCGTGTTGAATCGCCTGTACGAAACTGCACTTGCAACTATAGAAATTGCAGATGTGGAACTGTGTATCGCAGCTATTGTCGAATCAGAAAAGGAAATTTATCAGAGGCTGATCGCCTTGCTTACACGCAATCAATGCCAGTTGCTCATCGCGATTGCGAAAGAAGGCTGTGCTAAGGCTATAAATTCATCAGCCTTTGTGCAAAAGTATCACCTGAAAAATGTTAGCAGTATTAGCCGTGCCATTGATATGCTTTTGTCGCAAGAATTCGTGATGAAAACTCAAGAGGGCTACATCGTTTATGACCGTTTTATGGCGTTGTATTTGAAAGGACTGTAG